The following proteins come from a genomic window of Rhodoligotrophos sp. CJ14:
- a CDS encoding zinc-dependent alcohol dehydrogenase family protein, which translates to MRVMVLQKPRSELVLEQRARPTPSPCEVFIRVEACGVCRTDLHVVDDELPNVPHPIVPGHEIVGRIEALGADITGLTVGERVGVPWLGGTCRHCAYCLSDQENLCDRPTFTGYTRDGGYASHVVAESDYVIPLDLETDPVAVAPLLCAGLIGWRCLQKAGPGRNLGLYGFGAAAHIIAQVARWQGRRVFAFTRSGDVAAQDFARACGAEWAGASDEPPPEQLDCAIILAPVGALVPLALKAVRKGGRVVCGGIHMTDIPSFPYRSLWEERELVSVANLTRADGHSFFAIARAAGVRTESVPYPLEQANAALADLREGRLKGAAVLVP; encoded by the coding sequence ATGCGGGTGATGGTGCTACAGAAGCCACGGAGCGAGCTGGTGCTCGAGCAGCGGGCGCGACCCACGCCCAGCCCGTGCGAGGTCTTCATCCGAGTCGAGGCTTGTGGTGTGTGCCGCACCGACTTGCACGTGGTCGACGACGAGTTACCTAACGTTCCGCACCCGATCGTGCCCGGGCACGAGATCGTGGGCCGTATAGAGGCCCTCGGGGCGGATATCACCGGGCTCACGGTAGGCGAACGGGTCGGGGTGCCATGGCTGGGCGGGACCTGCCGGCACTGCGCCTATTGCTTGAGCGATCAGGAGAACCTGTGCGATCGGCCGACCTTCACGGGCTACACACGGGATGGCGGCTATGCCAGCCACGTGGTTGCCGAGAGCGACTACGTGATCCCGCTCGATCTAGAGACCGATCCGGTCGCAGTTGCACCGCTGCTCTGTGCCGGCTTGATCGGATGGCGCTGTCTGCAGAAAGCCGGACCGGGCCGCAATCTCGGGCTATACGGCTTCGGTGCGGCGGCGCATATCATCGCTCAGGTCGCCCGCTGGCAAGGACGCCGCGTGTTCGCATTTACCCGCAGCGGCGATGTCGCGGCCCAGGATTTTGCCAGGGCATGCGGTGCTGAGTGGGCCGGCGCTTCCGACGAACCGCCGCCTGAACAGCTCGACTGCGCCATCATTCTCGCTCCAGTGGGCGCGCTGGTGCCGCTCGCGCTCAAGGCCGTACGCAAGGGAGGTCGCGTGGTATGCGGCGGCATCCATATGACCGATATCCCGAGCTTTCCCTATCGGTCGCTGTGGGAAGAGCGCGAACTCGTATCGGTCGCCAATCTCACCCGTGCCGATGGGCATTCGTTCTTCGCAATCGCCCGCGCGGCGGGAGTCCGCACCGAATCAGTGCCCTATCCGCTGGAGCAGGCAAACGCCGCTCTCGCAGACCTGCGCGAGGGACGCCTCAAGGGCGCCGCTGTGCTCGTTCCCTAG
- a CDS encoding universal stress protein, translating to MSYKNLMVSLDLTAEAGHRVELAAGLAKRFQARLIGIAGRRYEYIPFEPLAYGANTIMLDELERRIAADLRGLEQRFRDIAGMHNSLEWRFGSGQPVALLAREARAADLVILARQNRQDEQDPLFSVDPGEAVMALGRPILVVPPNTTTLVAKQVVVAWKDTREARRAVRDALPFLKVASEVVVVGVGAPNDANGAQDVANYLQHHGISASAAHRPGDDAKAANAVLDVVAEACADLLVMGAYGHSRTREWILGGVTHELLSRTPVCCLMAH from the coding sequence ATGTCGTACAAAAACTTGATGGTGAGCTTGGATCTGACGGCGGAAGCAGGTCATCGCGTCGAACTGGCTGCGGGCCTGGCCAAGCGGTTCCAGGCTCGGCTCATTGGCATTGCCGGCCGCCGCTACGAGTACATTCCGTTCGAACCACTCGCGTATGGCGCCAACACGATCATGTTAGACGAGCTGGAGCGGAGAATAGCGGCGGATCTGAGGGGCTTGGAGCAGCGGTTCAGAGATATCGCCGGCATGCATAACAGCCTCGAATGGCGTTTTGGTTCTGGGCAACCTGTTGCACTGCTTGCCCGCGAGGCGCGCGCCGCCGACTTGGTCATCCTCGCGCGGCAGAACCGTCAAGACGAACAGGACCCGCTGTTTTCCGTTGACCCTGGAGAGGCCGTAATGGCGCTCGGTCGGCCCATCCTTGTGGTGCCCCCCAACACAACCACCCTTGTGGCCAAGCAGGTCGTTGTTGCGTGGAAGGACACACGTGAGGCCCGTCGTGCCGTTCGCGACGCGCTGCCATTCCTCAAGGTAGCGAGCGAGGTGGTGGTGGTTGGCGTTGGTGCTCCAAATGATGCGAACGGGGCGCAAGATGTGGCTAACTATCTTCAGCACCATGGGATTTCTGCCTCAGCCGCTCACCGGCCTGGGGACGACGCCAAGGCGGCGAACGCGGTCCTCGACGTGGTTGCCGAGGCGTGCGCGGACCTTCTGGTGATGGGAGCGTATGGCCACAGCCGAACGCGAGAGTGGATTTTGGGTGGGGTCACGCACGAGCTCCTGAGCCGGACACCCGTGTGTTGCCTCATGGCCCATTGA
- a CDS encoding universal stress protein, with protein MEHSIAHLSRVKPSSGRYLDPDQYSFTPGGETIDRQLSGIKAHPLCTSKMLPKKEAKMLKNVKNILVGTTAEALEHETSSALSFAVTLAQEAEARLTVQAASVKLVFSHAMLGGFAARLVATENARLRSEATKAAENTQRLANLSGISCTTENLDLPYNELVPAFIAQTRAHDLTILDAEPETFSLDRGLINAALFRSGRPLIIVPAGCEFRGNRIMVAWDGGAEATRAVNDALPFLRAAHYVEIVSVVGEKDLTHSDPGAELAPHLAAHGVEVTVVDLVMSPDGVGDTLRQRAASAHIDMVVMGAFAHSWIQRIVFGGATQSLLQASPVPLFLSR; from the coding sequence ATGGAACACTCCATTGCTCATTTGAGCAGGGTGAAGCCTTCGAGCGGCCGCTACCTTGATCCGGATCAATATTCCTTTACACCCGGCGGAGAAACGATCGACCGTCAATTGAGCGGGATCAAAGCGCACCCCCTGTGCACCAGCAAAATGCTTCCAAAGAAGGAGGCAAAGATGTTGAAGAACGTGAAGAATATACTTGTAGGCACGACGGCGGAGGCGCTGGAGCATGAAACCTCTTCTGCGCTGAGCTTCGCTGTCACGCTCGCCCAGGAAGCAGAGGCACGTCTGACCGTTCAGGCGGCCTCCGTTAAGCTGGTGTTCTCGCATGCCATGCTAGGCGGCTTCGCCGCCCGCCTTGTCGCAACGGAAAACGCACGCCTACGAAGCGAGGCAACAAAGGCTGCAGAGAACACACAAAGGCTGGCGAATCTCAGCGGTATTTCGTGCACTACGGAAAATCTCGATCTCCCCTACAACGAGCTCGTGCCGGCCTTCATTGCACAGACCCGCGCTCATGATCTGACCATTTTGGATGCAGAGCCGGAAACCTTCTCACTAGATCGAGGGCTGATCAACGCGGCGCTGTTCAGGTCAGGTAGGCCACTCATCATCGTTCCCGCCGGATGTGAGTTCCGCGGCAACAGAATCATGGTCGCTTGGGATGGCGGAGCCGAGGCGACGCGGGCTGTCAATGACGCCTTACCATTTCTCCGCGCTGCGCATTATGTCGAGATCGTATCCGTAGTCGGAGAGAAGGATCTGACCCATAGCGATCCCGGCGCGGAGCTCGCTCCGCATCTCGCTGCGCATGGGGTAGAAGTCACTGTGGTGGATCTCGTTATGAGCCCAGATGGCGTGGGCGATACTTTGCGCCAGCGCGCAGCAAGCGCTCATATAGACATGGTGGTCATGGGCGCGTTCGCTCACTCCTGGATCCAGCGGATCGTATTTGGTGGTGCGACTCAATCATTGCTGCAGGCGAGCCCCGTCCCCCTCTTTCTCTCTCGCTAA
- a CDS encoding HAD family hydrolase codes for MYFLALAADYDGTIAKNGIVQPETVAALRRLKAAGLKLILVTGRELRELEPIFPEITLFDRVIAENGATLYDPSNGRERLLASPPPAVFVTRLRELEVEPLSVGRCVVATWEPCQLRVLSAIQELGLDLQIIFNKGAVMVMPAGVNKATGLSAALRELDISAHNVVAVGDAENDHAFLQACGCAAAVANALPAVKERADIRLAGDHGAGVIELIENILAGEMDLGCTARNGVGVGWTREGRQVCLAPSGGSVLIIGPSGCGKSTMATALTEQMVDKGFEFCILDPEGDYVDLLHAVPIGSPNVPPDPAQALKLLNEAGVNLVLNTQSLDPTERRRLFSTMLLQTARVRARSGRPQWLIIDEAHQVLPATEGAAAEPLAHRDIPVAILITMHPETICPNALNMVETVIALGDESQAALARFAAITGRTAPAIAAAPQRGQAVHWSLKTGDKPQLISIVSPAQIHKRHAGKYAVGDVGPWRSFYFRGPGLKHNCKAENLYKFLEIAHNIDDPTWDYHLRAGDYSAWFRHVIRDERLAASAARVEADLTLDSVESRRRIRKAICRRYAAPCC; via the coding sequence GTGTATTTCCTAGCACTTGCTGCCGATTATGACGGAACTATTGCCAAGAACGGTATCGTCCAGCCCGAGACCGTGGCGGCGCTGCGCAGGCTCAAGGCAGCAGGCCTCAAGCTGATTCTGGTTACAGGGCGCGAGTTGCGCGAACTCGAGCCGATATTTCCGGAGATTACTCTGTTCGACCGCGTCATTGCCGAAAATGGCGCAACGCTTTACGACCCATCGAATGGTCGAGAGCGGCTGCTTGCATCACCGCCGCCGGCCGTCTTTGTTACCAGGCTGCGGGAGCTCGAGGTTGAGCCGCTGTCGGTCGGCCGCTGCGTTGTCGCAACCTGGGAGCCCTGTCAGTTACGAGTGCTCAGCGCCATTCAGGAACTCGGCTTGGACCTGCAGATCATCTTCAACAAAGGCGCGGTCATGGTTATGCCGGCGGGCGTGAATAAGGCGACCGGCCTCTCAGCAGCCCTTCGCGAGCTGGATATTTCCGCGCATAATGTCGTGGCTGTGGGTGATGCGGAGAACGACCATGCCTTCCTGCAGGCCTGCGGCTGTGCGGCAGCGGTGGCCAATGCCCTGCCGGCGGTCAAGGAGCGCGCCGACATCCGCCTTGCCGGCGATCACGGCGCCGGCGTGATCGAGCTGATCGAAAACATCCTCGCTGGCGAGATGGACCTCGGCTGCACGGCCAGGAACGGGGTGGGAGTTGGCTGGACACGAGAGGGAAGGCAGGTCTGCCTCGCGCCGTCTGGCGGCAGTGTGCTGATCATCGGGCCCTCCGGATGCGGCAAGTCAACCATGGCAACCGCGTTGACGGAGCAGATGGTCGACAAGGGTTTCGAGTTTTGCATCCTCGATCCGGAAGGCGATTACGTGGACCTCCTGCACGCGGTCCCAATCGGCAGCCCCAACGTCCCCCCCGATCCGGCGCAGGCGCTCAAACTTCTGAACGAGGCTGGCGTCAACCTAGTACTCAACACGCAATCACTCGATCCCACGGAGAGGCGTAGGCTCTTTAGCACGATGCTGCTGCAAACCGCGCGAGTGCGGGCGAGGAGTGGCCGGCCGCAATGGCTAATCATCGATGAGGCTCACCAGGTTCTACCGGCCACAGAAGGGGCTGCGGCCGAGCCGCTCGCCCATCGCGACATTCCTGTGGCCATTCTGATCACTATGCATCCGGAAACCATTTGCCCGAATGCGCTCAACATGGTCGAGACCGTTATTGCCTTAGGAGATGAGTCGCAAGCGGCGCTTGCACGTTTCGCCGCGATAACCGGGAGGACCGCGCCTGCGATTGCAGCAGCGCCACAGCGGGGGCAGGCGGTACATTGGTCGCTGAAGACGGGCGACAAACCGCAATTAATTTCGATCGTATCTCCCGCGCAAATCCATAAACGCCATGCAGGAAAATATGCAGTGGGCGATGTCGGCCCATGGCGCAGCTTCTATTTTCGCGGACCAGGCCTGAAGCACAACTGCAAGGCCGAGAACCTCTACAAGTTCCTGGAGATCGCCCATAACATAGATGATCCGACTTGGGATTATCACCTCCGTGCCGGCGACTATTCTGCGTGGTTCCGTCACGTTATAAGGGACGAGCGGCTTGCCGCTTCGGCGGCACGAGTAGAGGCGGATCTGACGCTCGATTCCGTGGAAAGCCGCCGGCGTATCAGAAAGGCCATTTGCCGGCGTTATGCCGCGCCGTGCTGCTAG
- a CDS encoding cation-translocating P-type ATPase: protein MVHHEKPSAFATAEQAPAIAVAWETVAPREALALLQVTATGLSSAEAAARQERFGPNVLPGSKRRSALGRLLDQCNNVLVYTLLAAVAVTLAIGHWLDSAVIIAVVLGNALIGFLQESKAEGALAAVHRMLAQTAAVLRNGRRLALPAADLVPGDVVLLQSGDRVPADVRLLESRGLLIDEAILTGESVPVAKHPAAVAAGHSLGDRTCMAFSGTMVLAGQATAVVVATGQESQLGRVGTLVASVEQPTTPLLRRLSSVGRKLSFGILLFAAAVFGIGLFTGTTTPDELFLAAVGLAVAAIPEGLPAIVSIILAIGVRRMAARGALVRRTAAVESLGSVTVICTDKTGTLTRNELVARTVVTADGSYEVSGDGYRPSGTVHNQRGQAVDISEDQTLRELLAAAVLCNDAEIVERDGSWAAEGDPIEGALLALAAKSGLTASSIRHAHPRLDLVPFESEHRYMATANGSPHATLVSVKGAPERLIELCAFERARCGDQPIDRRRWQERAELLASGGMRVLAIAAARSSQPAVLTGEHLPPTLSLLGLVGFIDPPRPEAILAVSACRRAGIAVKMATGDHAATALAISGEIGLDTTGGVLTGADLSKLSGEALAEAAMRVNVFARVDPSHKLKLVEALQRAGHSVAMTGDGVNDAPALRRADIGVAMGQKGSDAAREAAQMVLVDDNFATIAAAVEQGRVISDNLRKTLAFVLPTNAGEALILVTAILTGMPLPITALQILWINFATAVTLSFALAFDPAERDVMLRRPAKHRARLLDRAMVIRILIISALIAAAAMTLFHLALAAEAPVAVARAVAVNTVVASEIAYLLTIGAIWRRDPAGIRRTNLMVPTTIVAAIIGQLVLTQWRPAADLFGLAPLDVTMWAWVVCAGAVAFVLARLVEIAFRHAAARNERGGMGVGAECRSMARQGGCDGHDL from the coding sequence ATGGTCCATCACGAAAAGCCATCTGCATTCGCTACGGCTGAACAAGCGCCGGCCATCGCCGTGGCGTGGGAAACCGTCGCGCCGAGGGAGGCGCTGGCTCTCCTGCAAGTCACGGCAACGGGCCTGTCAAGCGCAGAAGCGGCCGCACGTCAGGAACGGTTCGGCCCGAACGTGCTGCCGGGAAGCAAGCGGCGCAGTGCCCTCGGGCGGCTGCTCGACCAGTGCAACAACGTTCTGGTCTATACGCTGCTCGCGGCGGTGGCCGTCACCCTGGCGATCGGCCATTGGCTCGACTCCGCCGTAATCATCGCGGTCGTGCTGGGCAATGCCCTGATCGGTTTCCTGCAGGAGAGCAAGGCGGAAGGCGCTCTGGCGGCGGTGCACCGGATGCTGGCGCAGACGGCCGCGGTGCTGCGGAACGGTCGCCGCCTGGCGCTGCCGGCTGCAGATCTCGTTCCCGGCGACGTGGTGCTGCTCCAGTCCGGCGATCGGGTCCCGGCTGATGTCCGCCTGCTCGAAAGCCGGGGTCTGCTGATCGACGAGGCGATCCTGACCGGTGAATCCGTGCCGGTTGCCAAACATCCGGCTGCGGTTGCCGCCGGCCATAGCCTCGGCGACCGTACCTGCATGGCGTTCTCGGGCACAATGGTGCTGGCGGGGCAGGCGACGGCGGTTGTGGTCGCCACCGGACAGGAGAGCCAGCTGGGCCGCGTGGGCACGCTGGTCGCAAGTGTCGAGCAGCCGACCACGCCGCTGCTGCGCCGCCTGTCCTCGGTCGGGCGCAAGCTGAGCTTTGGCATTCTGTTGTTCGCCGCCGCCGTGTTCGGCATCGGCCTGTTCACCGGCACCACCACGCCCGACGAGCTGTTCCTCGCTGCAGTGGGCCTTGCGGTGGCGGCGATTCCCGAAGGGCTGCCGGCGATCGTCAGCATTATTCTGGCGATCGGCGTGCGCCGCATGGCGGCCCGTGGCGCTCTGGTGCGCCGAACCGCTGCCGTGGAGAGCCTGGGCAGCGTCACCGTGATATGCACCGACAAGACGGGCACGCTCACCCGCAACGAGCTGGTCGCGCGCACAGTCGTGACCGCCGACGGATCATACGAGGTGAGCGGAGATGGGTATCGACCCTCGGGAACGGTCCATAACCAACGAGGACAGGCCGTCGACATCTCGGAAGATCAGACCCTGCGCGAACTGCTCGCGGCCGCCGTGCTCTGCAACGACGCGGAGATCGTCGAGCGAGACGGCAGCTGGGCGGCCGAAGGAGACCCCATCGAAGGGGCGCTGCTCGCCCTGGCCGCCAAGTCGGGGCTGACGGCCTCCTCGATCCGACATGCGCATCCGCGCCTCGATCTCGTGCCCTTCGAATCCGAGCACCGCTACATGGCAACCGCGAATGGGAGCCCGCATGCGACCCTCGTCTCGGTGAAGGGCGCGCCAGAACGGCTGATCGAGCTGTGTGCCTTCGAGAGAGCTCGGTGCGGGGATCAACCGATTGATCGGCGCCGCTGGCAAGAGCGAGCCGAGCTGCTGGCCAGTGGCGGCATGCGCGTGCTGGCGATTGCGGCGGCACGGTCAAGCCAACCTGCCGTGTTGACTGGCGAGCACCTGCCGCCGACGCTGAGCCTGCTCGGTCTGGTCGGCTTCATCGATCCGCCGCGCCCGGAGGCGATCCTGGCGGTCTCTGCGTGCAGGCGCGCCGGCATCGCCGTCAAGATGGCGACGGGCGACCATGCCGCAACCGCACTGGCCATATCCGGCGAGATCGGCCTCGACACGACGGGAGGTGTGCTCACAGGCGCCGATTTGAGCAAGCTGAGCGGCGAGGCTCTGGCAGAGGCCGCAATGCGGGTGAACGTGTTCGCCCGCGTCGATCCAAGCCATAAGCTTAAGCTGGTGGAAGCCCTGCAGCGGGCTGGTCACTCCGTGGCGATGACCGGCGATGGGGTGAATGATGCGCCTGCCTTGCGCCGGGCGGATATCGGCGTCGCCATGGGCCAGAAGGGTTCGGATGCGGCGCGCGAGGCGGCCCAGATGGTGCTGGTGGACGACAATTTCGCCACCATCGCGGCAGCGGTCGAGCAAGGTCGGGTGATCAGCGACAACCTGCGCAAGACGCTCGCCTTCGTGTTGCCGACCAATGCTGGCGAGGCGCTCATCCTGGTTACGGCGATCCTGACCGGCATGCCGCTGCCGATCACCGCTCTGCAGATCTTGTGGATCAATTTCGCAACGGCCGTGACCCTGAGCTTCGCGCTGGCTTTCGATCCGGCGGAACGGGATGTGATGTTGCGGCGGCCCGCCAAGCACAGGGCGCGCCTTTTGGACAGGGCGATGGTGATCCGAATTCTGATCATCTCTGCCCTGATTGCTGCGGCAGCGATGACCTTGTTCCACCTCGCCCTCGCAGCGGAGGCGCCCGTCGCCGTCGCGCGAGCAGTCGCCGTGAACACCGTTGTGGCCAGCGAGATCGCCTACCTCCTGACCATTGGTGCGATCTGGCGCCGCGACCCGGCGGGCATTCGCCGCACAAACCTGATGGTGCCGACGACCATTGTCGCTGCAATCATCGGGCAGCTGGTCCTGACGCAGTGGCGGCCCGCGGCCGATCTGTTCGGGCTCGCCCCGCTGGACGTCACGATGTGGGCCTGGGTGGTGTGCGCCGGCGCGGTGGCTTTCGTGCTGGCTAGACTGGTCGAGATCGCGTTCCGACACGCGGCTGCACGGAACGAGCGTGGTGGCATGGGGGTGGGGGCGGAATGTCGGTCAATGGCCCGTCAGGGAGGGTGTGATGGACACGACCTTTGA
- a CDS encoding helix-turn-helix domain-containing protein: MLMQVTKQITPGRAPSVARPFGSVPLFDQMDVMGAPIRYDRNGEIYGEEEPTGYLYRVSSGAVRICRLLSDGRRQISGFYLPGDVFGLEADDTHRFSAEAVVASVITVTSLGAVLRQAERDGELGRQLWNVTANHLARAHEHMLLLGRKSASERLATFLMDMRRRSGTSGTIELPMSRNDIADYLGLTIETVSRTFSQLELDGLIALPSSRRVVVCDVSALEDLAA; the protein is encoded by the coding sequence ATGTTGATGCAAGTGACCAAGCAGATCACCCCCGGTCGGGCGCCGAGCGTCGCAAGGCCGTTCGGTTCCGTGCCGCTGTTCGATCAGATGGACGTCATGGGCGCGCCGATACGATACGACCGCAACGGCGAGATCTACGGCGAGGAGGAGCCCACCGGCTATCTCTACCGTGTGAGCTCCGGGGCCGTTCGCATCTGCCGGCTGCTGAGCGATGGCCGGCGGCAGATCAGCGGGTTCTACTTGCCGGGCGATGTCTTTGGCCTCGAGGCGGACGACACCCATCGATTCTCAGCCGAGGCTGTGGTTGCAAGCGTCATCACCGTCACGAGCCTCGGCGCCGTGCTGCGCCAGGCCGAGCGCGACGGCGAGCTGGGCCGGCAATTGTGGAATGTGACGGCAAATCATCTGGCAAGGGCGCATGAGCATATGCTTCTGCTCGGTCGCAAGAGCGCGTCCGAGCGTCTCGCCACTTTCCTCATGGACATGCGCAGACGGTCGGGGACGAGCGGGACCATCGAGCTGCCCATGTCGCGCAACGACATTGCCGACTATCTCGGGCTGACCATCGAGACCGTGTCGCGCACCTTCTCGCAGTTGGAGCTGGACGGGCTGATCGCGTTGCCGTCATCGCGCCGTGTGGTCGTCTGCGACGTGTCCGCGCTCGAAGACCTCGCCGCCTGA
- a CDS encoding response regulator transcription factor encodes MTFPQPAVILVDDDPAVRHSLAFLLGLEGYQVRTFATAGAMLAMDTVPDRSCLIIDYALPDLNGLELLAKLRTMGVSHPAILITSNPTPALRRRAAAALVPIVEKPLLSSSLTDAIRAAMGGGRSSEQEAIPDP; translated from the coding sequence ATGACCTTTCCTCAACCAGCAGTGATCCTCGTCGATGATGATCCGGCGGTTCGGCATTCGCTGGCATTCCTGCTTGGGCTCGAGGGCTATCAGGTCCGCACCTTCGCCACGGCCGGCGCCATGCTGGCCATGGACACGGTGCCCGACCGGTCCTGCCTCATCATCGATTACGCCCTGCCGGATCTGAACGGGCTCGAGCTGCTGGCCAAGCTGCGCACGATGGGCGTCAGCCACCCTGCCATCCTGATCACGAGCAATCCGACGCCGGCTCTACGCCGCAGGGCTGCGGCCGCGCTCGTGCCCATTGTCGAAAAGCCCTTGCTTTCGAGCAGCTTGACCGATGCGATAAGAGCTGCAATGGGCGGAGGCCGGAGTTCTGAACAAGAGGCAATCCCCGATCCCTAG
- a CDS encoding heavy metal translocating P-type ATPase gives MHLSARSWSSTFSESLLRRALLVLALLGLSLGLILQFTTMPPAIFGLQPEIIWAAAAVPVAALLLVSIVRDFWIGRFGVDVIALVSIAAALLLNQPLAAIVVAIMYAGGTVLEDFARGRAQRDLTALADRSPRFAHRKLGPSLETVSVETVRPGDELLVQAGEVLPTDGILLDRTARIDESAVTGEPLPETRGAGALLRSGTVNAGEAFRMRASAAADQSTYAGIVRMVAAAQTAKAPFIRMADRFALFLLPATLFIAGIAWYVSRDPVRALAVLVVATPCPLILAAPVAFIGGVSRAAREGVLMKGSAALEALAQVRTAVFDKTGTLTHGGVHLIEQEAAPGRQLDDVLRLLASLELASHHVLAAAIVDAARNRGLQLFQPDRVHEYRGSGLEGTVNDIHVRAGARRLVLGPGLLPIWAHESDARYRGQSVLRVYVALDGEPAGIFTFGDALRGDANDTLKILRSAGIERTVLLTGDDAEATSRISAELELEAVIAEATPADKVAAVRNEMRHAATMMVGDGINDAPALAAASVGVAMGAGGATASSEAADVVVLTDRLQPLGGAVRIAHRTRAIAMQSIITGLALSGIAMIAAAFGFITPVAGALLQEGIDVAVILNALRALRDDTT, from the coding sequence ATGCATCTTTCAGCTCGATCATGGTCATCCACGTTCTCCGAATCTTTGCTCAGGCGTGCATTGCTCGTCCTGGCCCTCCTTGGCTTGAGCCTCGGGCTGATCCTGCAATTCACGACGATGCCGCCGGCGATCTTCGGCCTGCAGCCGGAGATCATCTGGGCGGCGGCGGCTGTTCCTGTCGCGGCACTGCTTCTGGTCTCGATCGTTCGCGACTTCTGGATCGGGCGGTTCGGCGTCGATGTCATCGCGCTCGTTTCAATTGCAGCGGCGCTGCTGCTTAACCAGCCTTTGGCCGCGATCGTGGTCGCGATCATGTATGCCGGCGGCACCGTCTTAGAGGATTTCGCGCGCGGGCGCGCCCAGCGCGACCTGACCGCACTCGCGGACCGATCGCCGCGCTTCGCGCATCGCAAGCTTGGGCCATCGCTGGAGACGGTTTCCGTCGAGACCGTCCGCCCGGGTGACGAACTGCTGGTGCAGGCCGGCGAAGTCCTGCCGACGGACGGCATCCTGCTCGACCGGACGGCGCGCATTGACGAATCTGCCGTCACGGGCGAGCCGCTGCCCGAAACCCGCGGCGCAGGCGCTCTCCTGCGCAGTGGAACCGTCAATGCGGGCGAGGCCTTCAGGATGCGTGCATCCGCCGCCGCCGACCAGAGCACCTATGCGGGGATCGTGCGCATGGTTGCGGCCGCGCAGACGGCAAAGGCGCCGTTCATTCGCATGGCGGACCGCTTCGCCCTCTTTCTTCTGCCAGCCACGCTCTTCATCGCCGGCATCGCCTGGTACGTCTCGCGCGATCCCGTCCGCGCGCTCGCCGTCCTCGTGGTCGCCACCCCCTGCCCGCTCATCCTCGCCGCGCCCGTGGCCTTCATCGGCGGGGTCTCGCGGGCAGCACGAGAGGGCGTTCTCATGAAAGGCAGCGCGGCGCTCGAGGCGCTCGCGCAGGTGCGCACCGCCGTGTTCGACAAGACCGGCACACTCACCCATGGCGGCGTCCACCTGATCGAGCAGGAAGCAGCGCCAGGTCGCCAACTGGACGACGTTCTGAGACTTCTGGCCTCGCTGGAGCTGGCTTCGCACCACGTTCTGGCCGCAGCTATCGTCGATGCGGCACGAAACCGAGGTTTGCAGCTCTTCCAGCCCGATAGGGTCCATGAATACCGCGGCTCCGGATTGGAGGGCACGGTGAACGATATCCATGTCCGCGCCGGCGCGCGAAGGCTCGTGCTCGGCCCAGGGCTTTTGCCCATCTGGGCGCATGAGAGCGACGCGAGGTATCGGGGACAGTCCGTCCTCAGGGTTTATGTTGCGCTCGACGGGGAGCCGGCCGGCATCTTCACGTTCGGCGATGCGCTGCGCGGCGACGCAAATGATACTCTGAAGATCCTTCGCTCCGCCGGCATTGAGCGCACCGTTTTGTTGACGGGAGACGATGCGGAGGCGACTTCGCGCATCTCTGCCGAGCTTGAACTCGAGGCCGTAATCGCCGAGGCAACGCCCGCCGACAAGGTGGCTGCCGTCCGCAACGAGATGCGCCATGCAGCAACGATGATGGTTGGCGACGGCATCAACGATGCACCGGCACTTGCAGCCGCGTCCGTAGGCGTTGCTATGGGAGCGGGAGGCGCCACCGCCTCGTCCGAGGCCGCCGATGTGGTGGTACTTACGGACCGCTTACAACCACTCGGCGGTGCCGTAAGGATCGCGCACCGAACCCGCGCCATCGCCATGCAAAGCATCATCACAGGACTGGCGCTGTCCGGTATTGCGATGATCGCCGCTGCGTTCGGCTTCATCACACCGGTCGCAGGCGCTTTACTTCAAGAAGGCATCGATGTGGCGGTAATTCTGAACGCCCTGCGCGCGCTGCGCGACGATACCACCTGA
- the yacG gene encoding DNA gyrase inhibitor YacG: MDAAEPIRLRPRRPCPICGKPSAQKYHPFCSARCADLDLHRWLGGHYRIPGSAEEDAAEKDGDDGEGREL; encoded by the coding sequence ATGGATGCTGCCGAACCGATCCGGCTGCGGCCAAGGCGGCCTTGTCCGATCTGCGGCAAGCCTTCGGCTCAGAAATACCATCCCTTCTGCTCGGCGCGTTGCGCGGATCTCGATTTGCACCGGTGGCTCGGCGGTCATTATCGAATTCCCGGTTCGGCGGAGGAGGATGCGGCCGAGAAGGACGGAGATGATGGCGAGGGTCGGGAGCTTTAG